A region of the Ornithinimicrobium ciconiae genome:
GGTCTCGGCGACCGTCCGGACCGTCCGGACCTTGGCGTGAGTGCGGGGCGGCTGCACACGGAGGAGTTCTCTGCCGAACCCCACCCTGGTGACCATCTGGACCGGCGACCGAGCAACCTGGAGGAGGTGCCAGGCCAGTTCAGTGGACCAGCGCCTTCAGCCCGATCAGGACGAGCCCGAGCACGGAGGTGACGACGGCACCGAGCAGCCACCGGGAGGGACGCGGGCTCCACGACGCCACGCCGAGCCAGCCCAGGCCGCCCAGGACGCCCACGGCGGCCCACAGCGTGCCCCAGATGGCGGTCCGGTCGCTGACCAGGCCGAGCACTCCCATCACCAGCAGGAGCGTCGGCACGAGGCCGGCAAGCAGCATCCCCCAGGAGTGCGCGACCGCGTGGCGGACGCTGGCCGCCAGCCGGGTCCGGACCGGCACGCCGTGGTCCTGCCGGTCCCCGAGGTGGGCGACGACACCAGCGTAGACATGGGCGAGCCAGAAGACGACCAGCGTGGCCAGGACCTTGGCCAGCACGGCCCAGGAGGCGGCCGCGGAGTCGCTGACGATCACCACCAGGCCCGCGACGAGGACCACACCGTAGATCGCCGGCTCGTTGACGGCGCGCAGCGACTGCGCCGTGAAGGGTCCGGCCCTCGCCCCTCCGACCCGCGCCTGTCTCCCGCCGTGATCGTCCATGGGCAGGACCGTACCGCCTCTGTCAGGCACGTTCGTCGTGCGACGCGGCCCGGACGTGTCCGCCGCCCAGCAGCTGCGTCACATACCCTCTAGCGCATGTCAGGGCACCCTCGCACGCCGCGTTCGCGTCCCCCGGTATCGGTCGTCCTGCTGACCCTGCTCGTGACCCTGGCGACCGTCGTGACATCGACGGCCTTCCTGATGCGGCCCGCGGTCAGCCCCCAGGCCTTCGCGCTGGCACGGGACGTGCCCACGGTCTCCCCCGCTCCCCCAGCAAGCGACCCTCGCGGACTGCACCTGGTTCTCGTCCCGCACCCGGACGACGAGCTCTCGGCGTGGACCTCGTTGCTGGAGGCAGACGACCTGAGGCCCGTCGTGGTGTTGCTCACCCAGGGAGAGGCCACCCAGCACTGCGCCGCCGACGTCATGGACCGGCGCCTGCAGACCGACCTCGGGGAGGTCCCGCCGGAGCCCGACCCCACGGTCGGGGGCGGCGGCTCCCTCGCCTGCCGCGAGGCCCGGCTGGGCTCCTTCCGCGCGGCGATGACCGAGGCTGCGGGGCACACCCCGTCGGTGCGGCTGGACTGGTCGGCGGCACGCCCCGTCGACATCGACGGTCTCGAGGCACTCCTGGTGACCGGGGAGTCCGCGACGCTCATCGCCCTCGACCTCGGCGACGACGCGCTCACCACCGACACCGTGGAGACCGCGGTGCGGGGCGTGCTGAGCCGGCCCTTCGCCCTCGGGTTGCCCGACCTGCCCCTGGTCCGCATCACCTCCTCCGCCTACTACGCCACCGAGCAGGAGCCCACCGCCTGCGACAGTCTCGCGCTGTGTCCGCCCGGTGAGACGCCCTATGTCTATGACCGGCCGGACCACCTGGCAGTGAGGGAGGTGGCGCGGACCCTGGCGCCGCTGACCGAGGAGGGCAGCTGGCTGGTGACCCACTCCTATGATCCGGCGGCCAACCGGCACCTGGCGCTGCCCGAGGAGATCTACGACCAGTTCATGGGGCTGGGCAGCGGCGACCCCCGCACGGCCCAGCGACTCGGGAGCCACCAGCGGTTCTATGGCTGGCTCGCGTTCCCGGACGTGTGGCGCACCGGGGAGTTGCCGCTGCAGGCCGAGCAGGTCCTCTTCCCACGGGTCCAGTCCTACGAGGTGGTCACGCCGTGATCGGCCGCTCCCGTCGCATCACCTCCCTCGACACGGCACGGGGGCTGTTCCTGATCGTCTCGGTCCTCAGCGCCTCGGTCATCCCACCGGTCCCCGGCTGGCTCCAGCACCCCTCGTGGTTCGGCGTGAACTTCTACGACCTCATCTTCCCGTTGTTCGTCACCCTTTCCGGGGTCGGTCTGGCGTTCGCCTACCGCCGCGGCAGCGACTGGCCGGCCACCATTCGCCGGGTCGTGGTGCTCCTGGTGGTCGGGGTGCTCTACACCGCGGTCTACGGCGACCACTACGAGCTGGCCACGCTGCGCATCACCGGGGTGCTCCAGCTGTATGCCGTGCTGGTGCTCCTGTCCGCCGTGCTGCACACGATCACGCGCTCGGCGCGGGGCTGGGCGATCATCACGGGGCTGACCGCGCTGATCGGCACCGCAGCCTTCGTCTGGTTCCAGTCACGCTGCGTCGGTGATGTCCTGACCCCCACCTGCAACCCGTCCGCGGTCATGGACACCCGCCTGTTCGGCGGGCACATGTATGCCGAGGGGGCGCGCGGCCACGACCCCGAGGGTCTGGTAGCGATCTGTGGTGCGTTCCTGACCGCTGCCGCGGGGACCACGGCCGGCCACCTCGCCCTGGATGCTCGGGAGGGGGCCCGCCGCATGGGACTGGTGCGCATCGCGGCCTGGACGATCGCCTGCGCGGCCCTCGGAGCCGTCCTGGCGCAGGTCATCGAGCCGTTCAAGCGGCTGTGGACACCGAGTTTCGCCCTGCTGGCCGGCGCGCTCGGGCTCGCCATCTTCCTGGTCGCCTACGCGATCTTCGACGTCTATCTCCAGCGCACCCGGGGCCGCGAGGCCCAGGACCGGATCGGCTGGCCCCTGGTGGCGCTGGGGCGCAACTCACTGCTGGTCTACTTCGGCTCGCACCTGTCCTCGGCACTGCTGCTGAGGTATGGCGATCCCTCCGTGGCCGAACGCATCGGCGGCGCCATGTCGTGGGGCGGTGGCGACCAGGTCGCGTTTGCCCTGATCAGCCTGACGCTCTGGTGGGGCGTCGCGGCCCTGCTGCACCGCAGACGGATCTATATCCGTCCCTGAGGGCGGGACGTCCGACCGCAGTCCGGGGGGAGCGCGGCGCCCGTGACGGGCGCTCGCTCAGCCGACCGAGTGCACGGGAGGCAGGTCCTCAAACTCCTCGTCAAAAGCCATCGCGTTGCCGTCGAAGGGCAGGCCGTCGACCTCGACCGTGCCGCTGAGGACCGGACCCGTCTCCTCAGGTGCGGCAGGCTGCGGACTGGCCGGACGACGCGACGCCTTGGCCTTGAGGGTGTAGGTCGGCGGTGGCACCGCGACCGGGGCCCAGGTGCCTTCCAGCTCCTGGACCTGGTCCTCACGGGCCTGGTCCTCACGCGCCGGGGCCGTCTCGGCCTGGCCGACGACGGGCAGGCCCACACTCTGCTGGGTGTCCGGGCCAGCCTCGTGGACGGCCACGACATACAGCTCGACCTCGGCGGGGACGTGGACCGGCTGCTCGAACAGCTCGGCCGAGTCGGCAACCAGCTCAGTGCTCGACGCGGTGTGCTCGGTCCTTGCCGGCAGGGCACGGGTGCGCTCGGCGGCACCGCGCCGACGCGCGACGGACGGCTCGTGGGCCCGGCGCGGAGGGGCGACGGACGGCTGGTGGGCCCGGCGCGGACGGGCGGCGCGGGCGTTGGTCGCCCGGGCGCGGACGGGTGAGGTGGCTCGCCGCTGCGCACGTCCCACGGAGACGCGCACCAGGGTCAGGGCCAGCAGCAGCCCGCCAGCTCCGGCCGCGGCCGACCACCAGGGCGCCTGGCCGGTGAGCCACGGAGTGACCCCGGCGATCAACGACACGATGCCCAGCAGGAGGAGAGTGGCGCGCACCACCGCAGCCGGTGGCTTGCGCAGCCGGGGGGTGCTGCGCCGCGGGGCCGTCGCCACGACACCGGGACCCGCCCGCTTCACGACGACGTCGGGGTGTGCGGGGCGGGTCAGGGACAGCGAGTAGGACCGCGGAGCCGGAGGGGTCACGTCGGCGCGCGGCAGGCTCTGCCGACGCTCCAGGACGCGCATCGCCTCGGAGAACCGGTCGACGGATCGGGCCGTCGCGACGTGGTCCCGACGACGGATCCAGTGCTGGATGAGGTAGGCAGCCCACACCGCGAGGATGACCGCGAAGATCAGACTGTTGGGCACACCCAAACCCTAGGGAGGTGTCGGGTGGTTACCCCGCAGTTCTGGTGCGTGTCGCGGAAGTGACTGGTGTGACTCAGGTGGATTCCCTCGCCCGCAGGCGAGAGACCAGCCGTTCGCCTCCCAGCTGCTCGGCCGTGATCGCGAACTCCACGTGGTCACGCCAGGCGCCGTCAACGTGCACGAGGCCGGCCCGAAAGCCCTCGTCCGGCAGTGCGAGCGCCCGCGCGACGGCCAGGCTCGCGGTGTTTTCCGGCCGGATCGCGACCTCGACCCGATGCAGCCCGACATCGTGCAGGGCGTGGTCGATCAGCATCGCCAGTGACCAGGCGGCCAGTCCGCGGCCGGTGGCCTGCTGGTCGAGCCAGTAGCCGGCCGAGGCTGTCCAGCGTGACCCCCACACAATGTCGAAGAGCTGCATCTGCCCCACCAGCACGCCGTCGGCCTCGATCACGAACGGCAGCACCCGCCCCTCCCGAGCCGCCCGGTCCAGGACTCGCCGGAGCCGGGTGAATCCGATCGCCTCCTCCGGGCCGGTGGGCACGGTGGCCTCCCAGGGCCGCAGCCAGTCACGGTTGTCTTCGCGCATCTCCAGCCACCGGGCGCGGTCGTGCCGGGTCAGTGCCCGCAGCACGATGCCGACGCCGTCCGCTCGGACCTCCTCCAGCCGCACGGGCCAGGTGATCACGGGTCGCGGGTCCAGTCGCCGGAGCGCCCACCGGACTTGGCCACCACCATCACGTCGGTGATCACGGCCAGCTTGTCGACCGCCTTGATCATGTCGACCATCGCCAGCGCCGCGACACTGACGCAGGTCAGGGCCTCCATCTCGATCCCGGTCCGGTCCGCGGTGCGGACGCTCGCCCGGATCTCGACCCCGTCGTCGGTGACCGTGAGGTCGACCTCGACCGCGTGCACGGCCACCGGATGGGCCAGTGGCACCAGGTCCGGCGTCTTCTTGGCCGCCTGTATCCCGGCCAGCCGGGCGACCCCCAGAGCGTCACCCTTGGGGGCGGTCCCCTCCCGGAGCGCACGGACCGCCGCGGCGGACAGCAGCACGCGTCCCGTGGCGGTGGCCTCCCGTGCGGTGACCTCCTTGCTGCTGATGTCGACCATGTGCGCTGTCCCGTCGGCGCGCAGGTGGCGCAGTGGCTCGCTCACCGAGCGCCCTGGCCGCGCCCGGCGCCGTCAGCAGCGTCGCCGTCGCCGTCCTGGCGGGCAGCCTGCAGGTCGGCCTCGATCTCGGCCACCGGCCGCAACGGCAGGACCAGCACCTGCGACCCGGTCGCCACCTCGGTGACCTCGGCGGGGATGACCGCCAGCCCGTCGGCCTGCGCCAGCCCACCCACCAGGTGGGACCCGGGCCCGCTGACCGGCTCTGCGGCATACGACCCGCTGACATCACGCGAGAGCCGCACCCGGTGGTATTGCTGGCGACCCTCTGGTGACGACCACCCCTGGGCCACGACCGCCGGCATGGTGACCGGTGAGTACCGCATGCCAGCCCGGGCGGCGAGTGCCGGACGGACGAAGACCTCGAAGCTGACCAGGACACTGACCGGGTTGCCGGGCAGGGTGAACACCGGGACCTCGCGCTTGCCGAGCAGACCAAAACCCTGCGGCTTGCCCGGCTGCATGCTCACCTCGGTGAACTCCATCGACCCGGCGCCGGTGAGCGCGGCCTTGACCGCGTCATAGGAGCCGCCCTTGCTGACTCCCCCGGTGGTGATCACCAGGTCGGCGTAGTCCTGGTGGTGCTCGATCTCCTTGCTGACCGCCTTGGCGTCGTCGGGCAGGTGACCGGCATGGACCGCAAAGTGCCCGGCCGCGCGGACCAGCGCGGCCAGCATCGGACCGTTGGAGTCGTGGATCTGCCCGGGGCCCACGGGCTCCCCGACCGGCACCAGCTCATCACCGCTGGAGAGCACCGCCACCCGCACCGGTCCGGTGACGCTCACCTGCGCCACGCCGGCAGCGGCGAGCACGGCCAGCTGGGTGGGGCCGATGCGGGTCCCGGCCCGCAGGATCACAGCCCCGGCGCGCACGTCCTCACCGGCCGGTCGCACGTTGGCCCCGGCCTCAACCGCCGCCTTGATCAGCACCTCGTGGGGGTTGCCGTCGGTGTCCTCGACCCGGACGACTGCGTCACACCCCTCCGGGACCGGAGCGCCGGTCAGGATCCGCCAGCAGGTGCCAGGACGGTGCGTGTGGGGCTGACCATCGCCGGCGGCGATGTCGCCGCGCACCGGCACCAGCTGAGGGCTCTCGGGGCTGGCCTCGGCGATCTCGGAGGAGAGCACCGCATAGCCGTCCATCGCCGAGTTGGCGAAGCGCGGCAGGTCGACGGGACTGGTCACGTCCTGGGTCAGGACCAGTCCGTGCGCCTCGGACAGCGGCACGGTGACCGTGTCGACCGGCACGATCCGCTCGAGCAGCGCCTCCAGGTGCTCGGTGACCGTGGTCATCGCGCCGTCCTGACGTAGTCGTCCAGCCAGGCGGAGAAGTCCGCCCCGAGCTCAGGGTGCTCCCGACCGAGGCGGACGACCGCCTTGAGGTAGTCGAGCCGGTCACCGGTGTCGTAACGACGCCCCCGGAAGACGACCCCGGTCATCCCGGCTCCCTCACCCTCGGCCCCGGCGAGCTCGAGGAGGGCGTCGGTGAGCTGGATCTCCCCGCCGCGTCCGGGCTTGGTGTGCTCCAGCACCTCAAAGACCCGTGGGTGCAGCACATAGCGGCCGATGACCGCCAGGTTGGAGGGCGCCTCCTCCACAGCAGGCTTCTCCACGAGCCCGGTGACGCGCACCACGTCCTGCCCCTCGTCCGCCGGGTCGATCGCCGCGCAGCCATACAGGCTCACCTGGTCACGGGGCACCTCCATCAGCGCCACCACCGATCCACCACGCTGCGCCTGCACCTCGATCATCTGCTCGAGCAGGTGGTCGCGAGCGTCGATCATGTCGTCCCCGAGGAGGACGGCGAACGGCTCGTCACCCACGTGCGAGCGGCCGCACAGGACCGCGTGACCGAGCCCCTTGGGCACTCCCTGGCGCACGAAGTGCACCTCGGTGCTGGTGCTGGCATCCACTCGCGCGCGCCGCTGCTGGTCCCCCTTGGCGTCCAGCGCGCGCTCGATCTCGGGATGGCCGTCGAAGTGGTCTTCGATCGCCCCCTTGCCGCGTCCGGTGACCATGAGCACGTCGGCCAGGCCGGCGCGCACCGCCTCTTCGACGATGTACTCGATCGCAGGTCGGTCCACGACTGGCAGCAGTTCCTTGGGCACGGCCTTGGTCGCCGGCAGGAATCTGGTGCCGAGACCAGCCACCGGGATCACTGCCTTGCGTGGGCGCATCATGGGCTCGCTCATGCTGCCCAAGACTAGTCATGGGCGGCCCGGCTCATCAGTCGGGCACAATGCGGCCATGGACGCGGTCCGGACGGCGAAGGCGCAATCCCGCACGCAGGTGCGGGCCAGGCGCGCGGAGATCGTCGCCGGGCAGGGCCCCAGCGGGCGGGCCGAGCAGGCACAGGACCTCGCCACCGCCTTCCTCACCTGGGTCCGCGAGTATGCCGTGGGGCACGGACGCCGGGATCTCTCCGGCCTGACGGTCACCGCCTTCCGTCCGCTGCCCACGGAGCCCCCGGTGGGGGTGCTGGTGCGGTCGGCGCTGGCCGCGGGGATGCGGGTGCTGCTGCCGCTGACCGTCCGCGGGCGTCCCAACCTGGACTGGGTCCTGGCGACCGAGAGCACCGGCGACGGGGTCGCTGCCGACGTGATGGGTGGCGTGACACCGACCGGGGCCGAGCTGGGCCCGGAGGCGCTGCGCAACGTCGACATCGCGCTGATCCCCGGCCTGGCTGTGGACCGCGCCGGTCACCGCCTGGGGCAGGGAGGGGGCTACTACGACCGGGCTCTTCCCCTGGTCCGTCCCGGGGTGCCGGTGATCGTAGCCCTGCACGACCACGAGGCGCCCACCTCAGCAGGCGGGGCGCTCATCCCGAGCGAGGCGCACGACATACGCGTCGACGGGGTGCTGACCACCGCCGGGGTGCGGCTGCTGCGCCACGGACCGAGTGGTTAGGGGGTCAGCGTGAGGGTGTGCTCGGCCGACTCCACGACCGCCTCGCGGCTGAACGACCAGGGGTAGGACTCGTTGGCCAGCCACGCCTGGGTCTGGTCGTTGTAGTTGGGGTGGAAGGCGTGCCCGGAGTTGCCCGACTGGTTGACCCAAGTCGAGGCGTCCAGGTCCGCCAGGTCCACCACCATGCGCATCGAGGGCCCGGAGGTGACGCGGTAGCTGCCGCTGCCCGCCTCCCAGTTGAAGGCGTTGACCAGGGAGGAGCCTCCGGGAGCGGGGTAGGGCCCGTCGTTGAACGCCCAGCGCAGCGCGTCCGGCACGGAGTCCCCGCCCAGCACCTCGTGCCGCAGCGGCATGTTGTGCAGCGAGCCCCACTGCCACTCCGTGGGGTCCTTGGCGATCCGCTGCGTCAGGTCGAGCCGGGCGTTGATCATGGCCTGTCGCAGGATCTCGTCCCGGGTCTCCACGACGCCCGCGGTGCGCCGGTCGTCCCACCAGACGTCCTCGGGACTGTCCAGCAGGTCTTCGACCACGAGCATCCACCGCGAGTTGCCGTCGGCTGCCAGATCTGCGGGCAGCTCGTCCTCGAAGGTCAGGTCGAGGATGTTGGCCCACACCGCGTAGTAGTACATGGCCGCGGCGGACTGCTCCCCGTCTGCGGGGGCAGTGCGGTCCCAGTCGGCCAGCATCTGCTGGGGCTGCCGATAGAAGTCCGAGCTGGGCACGTCGATCTCCAGCAGCGCCTCGATGAGCACGTCAGCGAAGGCGTTGTGGGTGTCGCCCTGGATCTCGTGCATGTCCGCGGTCGTCAGGGGCCCCTCCGCGGACTTCTGCGCGATCAGGTCAGCGATCCGCTGGGACCTGAATCCCCGGTCGGACTCGCTGGTCAGGAAGGGGGTGTTGCTCTCCGTCACCGCCTGATTGGCGGTCACGATCACCCCGTCAGCGGGGTTGAAGGTCGAGGGCATCTGGCTGAACGGCACCCAGCCCTTCCAGTCATAGG
Encoded here:
- a CDS encoding heparan-alpha-glucosaminide N-acetyltransferase domain-containing protein, with the translated sequence MIGRSRRITSLDTARGLFLIVSVLSASVIPPVPGWLQHPSWFGVNFYDLIFPLFVTLSGVGLAFAYRRGSDWPATIRRVVVLLVVGVLYTAVYGDHYELATLRITGVLQLYAVLVLLSAVLHTITRSARGWAIITGLTALIGTAAFVWFQSRCVGDVLTPTCNPSAVMDTRLFGGHMYAEGARGHDPEGLVAICGAFLTAAAGTTAGHLALDAREGARRMGLVRIAAWTIACAALGAVLAQVIEPFKRLWTPSFALLAGALGLAIFLVAYAIFDVYLQRTRGREAQDRIGWPLVALGRNSLLVYFGSHLSSALLLRYGDPSVAERIGGAMSWGGGDQVAFALISLTLWWGVAALLHRRRIYIRP
- a CDS encoding GNAT family N-acetyltransferase, whose translation is MITWPVRLEEVRADGVGIVLRALTRHDRARWLEMREDNRDWLRPWEATVPTGPEEAIGFTRLRRVLDRAAREGRVLPFVIEADGVLVGQMQLFDIVWGSRWTASAGYWLDQQATGRGLAAWSLAMLIDHALHDVGLHRVEVAIRPENTASLAVARALALPDEGFRAGLVHVDGAWRDHVEFAITAEQLGGERLVSRLRAREST
- the moaC gene encoding cyclic pyranopterin monophosphate synthase MoaC, with the translated sequence MSEPLRHLRADGTAHMVDISSKEVTAREATATGRVLLSAAAVRALREGTAPKGDALGVARLAGIQAAKKTPDLVPLAHPVAVHAVEVDLTVTDDGVEIRASVRTADRTGIEMEALTCVSVAALAMVDMIKAVDKLAVITDVMVVAKSGGRSGDWTRDP
- a CDS encoding molybdopterin molybdotransferase MoeA, with the translated sequence MTTVTEHLEALLERIVPVDTVTVPLSEAHGLVLTQDVTSPVDLPRFANSAMDGYAVLSSEIAEASPESPQLVPVRGDIAAGDGQPHTHRPGTCWRILTGAPVPEGCDAVVRVEDTDGNPHEVLIKAAVEAGANVRPAGEDVRAGAVILRAGTRIGPTQLAVLAAAGVAQVSVTGPVRVAVLSSGDELVPVGEPVGPGQIHDSNGPMLAALVRAAGHFAVHAGHLPDDAKAVSKEIEHHQDYADLVITTGGVSKGGSYDAVKAALTGAGSMEFTEVSMQPGKPQGFGLLGKREVPVFTLPGNPVSVLVSFEVFVRPALAARAGMRYSPVTMPAVVAQGWSSPEGRQQYHRVRLSRDVSGSYAAEPVSGPGSHLVGGLAQADGLAVIPAEVTEVATGSQVLVLPLRPVAEIEADLQAARQDGDGDAADGAGRGQGAR
- a CDS encoding UTP--glucose-1-phosphate uridylyltransferase, with amino-acid sequence MSEPMMRPRKAVIPVAGLGTRFLPATKAVPKELLPVVDRPAIEYIVEEAVRAGLADVLMVTGRGKGAIEDHFDGHPEIERALDAKGDQQRRARVDASTSTEVHFVRQGVPKGLGHAVLCGRSHVGDEPFAVLLGDDMIDARDHLLEQMIEVQAQRGGSVVALMEVPRDQVSLYGCAAIDPADEGQDVVRVTGLVEKPAVEEAPSNLAVIGRYVLHPRVFEVLEHTKPGRGGEIQLTDALLELAGAEGEGAGMTGVVFRGRRYDTGDRLDYLKAVVRLGREHPELGADFSAWLDDYVRTAR
- a CDS encoding 5-formyltetrahydrofolate cyclo-ligase, coding for MDAVRTAKAQSRTQVRARRAEIVAGQGPSGRAEQAQDLATAFLTWVREYAVGHGRRDLSGLTVTAFRPLPTEPPVGVLVRSALAAGMRVLLPLTVRGRPNLDWVLATESTGDGVAADVMGGVTPTGAELGPEALRNVDIALIPGLAVDRAGHRLGQGGGYYDRALPLVRPGVPVIVALHDHEAPTSAGGALIPSEAHDIRVDGVLTTAGVRLLRHGPSG